The proteins below are encoded in one region of Amycolatopsis magusensis:
- a CDS encoding PP2C family protein-serine/threonine phosphatase, which produces MTLVLRYAARSDRGLVRSNNQDSVYAGPRLLALADGMGGHAAGEVASKVVIASLAPLDDDEPSDDLLSQLRDAVAAGNGAIAELVANDPDLDGMGTTLTAVLFSGSRLGLVHVGDSRAYLLRDGQFTQITRDDSFVNELLEQGRITEEEAATHPQRSLLLKALTGHEVEPSLTVREARAGDRYLVCSDGLSGMVSDETMAEAMRIPDPQDCADRMIELALKGGGTDNVTVIIADVVDVDYGENAPIVGGAAGDGSDDYNHQGDSPAARARALTAPPPQPRRQDSAPPPDPKARRRKLFRVFGVLILVLIVLAAGTIATRYWVLSQYYVGAGANDEVVIYQGVSGSVLGLDLQEQVEDSCAPGANLCDRLLLSDLQEAPREDVRNGVRMDSLPAARDYIDSLWDKRLPICPEPPSQGGGIPGEVPGSGGGLIGGFGAQQQTPVQPPPSSAPPVEPSSAPVEPPSPDRPGVDCRLATGGVR; this is translated from the coding sequence ATGACCCTCGTCCTCCGCTACGCGGCCCGCAGTGACCGTGGCCTGGTGCGATCCAACAACCAGGACTCCGTCTACGCCGGCCCCCGCCTGCTCGCGCTCGCCGACGGCATGGGCGGGCACGCCGCCGGTGAAGTGGCCAGCAAGGTCGTCATCGCCTCACTCGCCCCGCTGGACGACGACGAACCCAGTGACGACCTGCTCTCGCAGTTGCGCGACGCGGTCGCCGCCGGCAACGGCGCGATCGCCGAGCTGGTCGCCAACGACCCCGACCTGGACGGCATGGGCACCACGCTCACCGCGGTGCTGTTCTCCGGTTCGCGGCTCGGCCTGGTGCACGTCGGCGACTCCCGCGCCTACCTGCTGCGCGACGGGCAGTTCACCCAGATCACCCGCGACGACAGCTTCGTCAACGAACTGCTCGAACAGGGCCGCATCACCGAAGAGGAAGCGGCCACCCACCCGCAGCGTTCGCTGCTGCTCAAGGCGCTGACCGGGCACGAGGTGGAACCCAGCCTGACCGTGCGCGAGGCCCGCGCCGGCGACCGCTACCTGGTCTGCTCCGACGGGCTGTCCGGCATGGTCAGCGACGAGACCATGGCCGAGGCCATGCGCATCCCGGACCCGCAGGACTGCGCGGACCGGATGATCGAGCTGGCGCTCAAGGGCGGCGGCACGGACAACGTCACGGTGATCATCGCCGACGTGGTCGACGTCGACTACGGCGAGAACGCGCCGATCGTCGGTGGCGCCGCGGGCGACGGCAGTGACGACTACAACCACCAGGGCGACTCCCCGGCCGCGCGGGCCAGGGCGCTGACCGCGCCCCCGCCCCAGCCGCGGCGCCAGGACTCCGCCCCGCCCCCGGACCCCAAGGCCCGGCGGCGGAAGCTGTTCCGCGTCTTCGGCGTGCTGATCCTCGTGTTGATCGTGCTCGCCGCGGGCACCATCGCGACCAGGTACTGGGTGCTGAGCCAGTACTACGTGGGCGCGGGTGCAAACGACGAGGTCGTCATCTACCAGGGGGTTTCCGGCAGCGTGCTGGGTCTGGACCTGCAGGAGCAGGTGGAGGACTCGTGTGCGCCCGGCGCCAACCTGTGCGACCGGCTGCTGCTGTCCGACCTGCAGGAAGCACCCCGCGAGGACGTGCGCAACGGGGTTCGGATGGACAGCCTGCCCGCGGCCCGCGACTACATCGACTCGCTGTGGGACAAGCGGCTGCCGATCTGCCCCGAGCCCCCGAGCCAGGGCGGCGGCATCCCGGGTGAGGTCCCGGGTTCCGGTGGCGGCCTGATCGGCGGCTTCGGCGCGCAGCAGCAGACCCCGGTCCAGCCGCCGCCGTCCTCGGCGCCGCCGGTCGAACCGTCGTCCGCGCCGGTGGAACCCCCGAGTCCGGATCGCCCGGGGGTGGACTGCCGGCTCGCCACGGGCGGCGTCCGCTGA
- a CDS encoding FtsW/RodA/SpoVE family cell cycle protein, giving the protein MAQPTSDPAGQYVTNPPRDLPTRRGTELAMLGFASFIVTAAFMLVEANQEQELSLAILWYGLAYMAILTVAHLAVRRWAPYADPLILPCVALLNGLGLVMIYRIDLALTERALQLGRDFSPEAPKQVMWTVIALVLFLAVLLLVKDHRTLTRYAYTFGLVGIIALGLPAVLPSSMSEVNGAKVWIRLGFAQIQPGEFAKILLMIFFASFLVSKRDLFMAAGKRVLGIELPRARDLGPILIAAVACLGILVFEKDLGTSLLFFGVVLMMLYVATERIIWVIVGLGLFIGGALIAFQLFTHVQTRVANWLDPFADPTGDGYQIVQALFGLGTGGVGGTGLGAGRPEMVPASSTDFITAAIGEELGFIGLCALLMVYLILAMRGMRSALAVRDTFGKLLGGGLSFAIVMQLFVIVGGVTKLIPMTGITTPFLSYGGSSLLANYILIALLLRISDAARRPQTSVKPRPQPQAPLAEAHTVMVERPK; this is encoded by the coding sequence ATGGCGCAGCCCACCTCCGATCCCGCCGGTCAGTACGTCACCAATCCCCCGCGTGACCTGCCGACCCGGCGCGGGACGGAACTGGCCATGCTCGGCTTCGCCTCGTTCATCGTCACCGCGGCGTTCATGCTGGTGGAGGCGAACCAGGAGCAGGAGCTGAGCCTCGCCATCCTCTGGTACGGGCTGGCCTACATGGCCATCCTCACCGTGGCGCACCTCGCGGTGCGCCGGTGGGCGCCCTACGCCGACCCGCTGATCCTGCCGTGCGTGGCCCTGCTCAACGGGCTGGGCCTGGTGATGATCTACCGGATCGACCTGGCGCTGACCGAGCGGGCGCTCCAGCTCGGCCGCGACTTCTCGCCGGAAGCGCCGAAGCAGGTGATGTGGACGGTCATCGCGCTGGTGCTGTTCCTCGCCGTGCTGCTCCTGGTCAAGGACCACCGCACGCTCACCCGCTACGCCTACACCTTCGGCCTGGTCGGCATCATCGCGCTGGGTCTGCCCGCGGTGCTGCCCAGCTCGATGTCCGAGGTCAACGGCGCCAAGGTCTGGATCCGGCTCGGTTTCGCGCAGATCCAGCCCGGTGAGTTCGCGAAGATCCTGCTGATGATCTTCTTCGCGTCGTTCCTGGTGTCGAAGCGCGACCTGTTCATGGCCGCGGGCAAGCGGGTGCTGGGGATCGAGCTGCCACGGGCGCGCGACCTCGGCCCGATCCTGATCGCCGCGGTGGCCTGCCTCGGCATCCTGGTCTTCGAGAAGGACCTCGGCACCTCGCTGCTGTTCTTCGGCGTGGTGCTGATGATGTTGTACGTGGCCACCGAGCGGATCATCTGGGTGATCGTCGGCCTCGGCCTGTTCATCGGCGGCGCGCTGATCGCCTTCCAGCTGTTCACCCACGTGCAGACCCGCGTGGCGAACTGGCTGGACCCGTTCGCCGACCCCACCGGCGACGGCTACCAGATCGTGCAGGCGCTGTTCGGGCTCGGCACCGGTGGCGTCGGCGGCACCGGCCTCGGCGCCGGCCGCCCGGAGATGGTGCCCGCGTCGAGCACCGACTTCATCACCGCGGCGATCGGCGAGGAGCTCGGCTTCATCGGGCTCTGCGCGCTCCTGATGGTCTACCTGATCCTGGCGATGCGCGGCATGCGCAGCGCGCTGGCCGTGCGCGACACCTTCGGCAAGCTGCTCGGCGGCGGGCTCTCCTTCGCCATCGTGATGCAGCTCTTCGTCATCGTCGGCGGGGTCACCAAGCTGATCCCGATGACCGGTATCACCACCCCGTTCCTGTCCTACGGTGGTTCGTCGCTGCTGGCGAACTACATCCTGATCGCGTTGCTGCTGCGGATCTCCGATGCCGCCCGCCGCCCGCAGACCAGCGTGAAGCCGCGCCCGCAACCGCAGGCGCCGCTGGCCGAAGCCCATACGGTGATGGTGGAGCGTCCGAAATGA
- a CDS encoding penicillin-binding transpeptidase domain-containing protein, protein MNTPLRRVGVTMLVMLLLLLVNATYVQFIKAEDYRTDPHNARVLLDEYSRQRGKIIAAANGQVLAGVEPSDDKYKFLRTYPAGPMFAPVTGFYSIRYGAGGMERAQDEVLNGSDPRLFVRRLSDMVTGRDPRGGNVALTINPAVQKAAYEGMTKKGYTGALVALDPKTGEVLAMVSTPSYDPSGLASHDGKEQEKTWTALDADKTKPMLNRAISETYPPGSTFKIVTTAAALEDGMKPDSQVTTASNVKLPGTNADLENFGGATCQGSTLKDALAYSCNTAFAEIAGNLGKDKLTDTAEKFGIGQADLTVPMRVAPSGLGDLAGKPQLYQSGIGQRDVRLTPLQVALLSAGVANGGTVMKPQLIKSLLAQDLSEMEKMSPEELTGDPAMSSANAGILRDMMLASEANTKGGGKNDALKIASKTGTAEHGNDPKATPPHAWYTAFAPADDPKIALAVIVESGGDRGLAATGGTVAAEIGRAAIAAALGGG, encoded by the coding sequence ATGAACACACCACTGCGCCGCGTCGGCGTGACCATGCTCGTGATGTTGCTGCTGCTGCTGGTGAACGCCACCTACGTGCAGTTCATCAAGGCCGAGGACTACCGCACCGACCCGCACAACGCGCGCGTGCTGCTGGACGAGTACTCCCGCCAGCGCGGCAAGATCATCGCGGCGGCCAACGGCCAGGTGCTGGCCGGGGTCGAGCCGTCCGACGACAAGTACAAGTTCCTGCGCACCTACCCGGCGGGTCCGATGTTCGCCCCGGTCACCGGCTTCTACTCGATCCGGTACGGCGCCGGCGGCATGGAACGCGCCCAGGACGAGGTGCTCAACGGCTCCGACCCGCGGCTGTTCGTGCGGCGGCTGTCGGACATGGTCACCGGCCGCGACCCGCGGGGCGGGAACGTTGCGCTGACCATCAACCCGGCCGTGCAGAAGGCCGCCTACGAGGGCATGACGAAGAAGGGTTACACCGGCGCGCTGGTGGCGCTGGACCCGAAGACCGGCGAGGTGCTCGCCATGGTCTCCACCCCCTCCTACGACCCGAGCGGGCTCGCCTCGCACGACGGCAAGGAGCAGGAGAAGACCTGGACGGCGCTGGACGCCGACAAGACGAAGCCGATGCTGAACCGGGCCATCTCGGAGACCTACCCGCCCGGCTCCACCTTCAAGATCGTCACCACCGCCGCCGCGCTGGAAGACGGCATGAAGCCCGACAGCCAGGTCACCACCGCGTCCAACGTCAAACTGCCCGGCACCAACGCCGACCTGGAGAACTTCGGTGGCGCCACCTGCCAGGGCAGCACGCTCAAGGACGCGCTGGCCTACTCCTGCAACACCGCCTTCGCCGAGATCGCCGGCAACCTGGGCAAGGACAAGCTGACCGACACCGCGGAGAAGTTCGGCATCGGCCAGGCCGACTTGACCGTGCCGATGCGCGTGGCCCCTTCCGGCCTCGGTGACCTGGCGGGCAAGCCGCAGCTGTACCAGAGCGGCATCGGCCAGCGCGACGTCCGGCTGACGCCGCTGCAGGTCGCGCTGCTGTCCGCGGGCGTGGCCAACGGCGGCACGGTGATGAAGCCGCAGCTGATCAAGTCGCTGCTGGCCCAGGACCTCTCCGAGATGGAGAAGATGAGCCCCGAGGAGCTGACCGGCGACCCGGCGATGTCCTCGGCCAACGCCGGCATCCTGCGCGACATGATGCTGGCCTCGGAAGCCAACACCAAGGGCGGCGGCAAGAACGACGCGCTGAAGATCGCCTCCAAGACCGGCACCGCCGAACACGGCAACGACCCGAAGGCCACCCCGCCGCACGCCTGGTACACCGCCTTCGCGCCGGCCGACGACCCGAAGATCGCCCTCGCGGTGATCGTCGAGTCCGGTGGTGACCGCGGCCTGGCCGCGACCGGTGGCACGGTGGCCGCCGAGATCGGCCGCGCCGCCATCGCCGCCGCGCTCGGGGGTGGATGA